Genomic window (Planococcus sp. MSAK28401):
TTTCTGCGGAATACGGCTGGGACGGGGAAGCGGTCAGCCCACAGCCGCTCAATGAAGTGACGTCAGGCAGCAGTGAAGGTGAAGGCGGCTTTATGCAGCCGATCGTCACGTTCCTGATCGTACTTGTTTTGTTGTTCCTGTTTACAGGAGGCGGCGGCGGACGTGGACGTCGCGGCCGCGGAAGAACCATGAGGCGCGGCGGATTTTTCGGGCCCGGCAGTTTTGGCGGCGGCTTCGGAGGCGGTTCCGGCGGCGGTTCCGGCGGCGGAGGTTTCCGCGGCGGCGGGGGCGGCTCTTCGGGAGGCGGCGGAGCCGGGCGAGGCTTCTGATAAGGAGGAATGGCATGTATACACTCTATACCCGGCCGAACTGTGGGCTTTGCGAAGAGGCAAAGTCTGCATTGCGGTTGCTGCAGGAAGATTACCCGATCGACTTCTGGGAAATCAATATTGAAGAAGATGAACAATTGCACGAACAATATATGCTGATGATTCCGGTGCTCACGAAACAGGAAAATGTGCTGCTCTACGGAAATTTCGGCTACGGCGAACTTCTGGAAGCGTTAATTCTTTAACGCTTCTTTTTATTTGCATAAATCTAATAGCTCGGCTACAATGAATCTAGTGGGACGTAATTATATGTAGTGGGACAGAAAACGTCCAACAAAGGGGTGGAGCGATGGATCCAGTTCTGCAAGCGCAAGTGCATCTATTGCCTGAACTGCCAAGCTTGCTGAAAAAGCGCTATAGCATCCTCGAGCTGATTCAAACCGAACAGCCCGTGGGAAGGCGCACGATCAGCGAGATGACAGGCGCAGCCGAAAGGGAAATCCGCAAAGAGACCGACTTATTGAGGGACCAAGCCTTAATCGAAATGAGCAAGAGCGGCATGAGCCTGACGATACTGGGGGACGATGTCCTTGACCAACTCCGTGAGCTGGTCAAGGAATTGGCTGGGACCGCTGAGCTCGAAGTTGGGCTTCAAGCGAAACTCGGCATCAAACAAGCAGTCGTCCTGCCAGGGGATAGCGACCGGCTATCATCGGTCAAAGCCGCTATCGGCAGGCAAGCCGCTCGCATCGCGGAGGAAATGTTCGAAAGCTGCCGGACGATCGCTGTAACTGGCGGCAGTACGATGGCCGCCGTGGCAGCTGAAATCCGTACGGCGAAGAAAAATCCCGCCATGCAGTTTATCGCTGCTCGAGGCGGCCTGGGGGAAGAAATGCTTCACCAGGCGAACACCATCGCTTCATCCTTTGCCGAAAAAACAGGTGGAGCTGTCCGCACGCTTTATCTGCCTGAGCATTTGAGTGCTGAAGCACTTGAAATGATGATGAGGGAACCTGTCATCAAAGAAATGATGGAGCTCTATGACCGGACGGATTTAGTCATCCACGGAATCGGCGATGCAGAAGAGATGGCCATCAGGCGCCGCTCTTCCGTGAACGAAGTCGAGAAGATCAAAACAGGCGGAGCTGTCAGCGAAGCCTTCGGTTATTATTTCGATAAAACCGGAAAAATAGTTTATCGCATCCCAACAGCGGGCATTCAATTAGAGCAGGTCCAAAAAGCACCGGCCATCATGGCGGTCGCCGGAGGACGCACGAAAGCGCGTGCCATCGAATCTTATTTCCAGGCCGCGCCTGAACGTACCATCCTCGTTACAGATGAGGGAGCAGCAAGGGCAATACTCAACCCAACAACAAAATTGGAGGAATTATAAATGACTTTAAAATTAGCAATCAATGGTTTTGGCCGTATCGGCCGTGTCGTATTCCGTGAAGCAATGCAAAACAGTGAAGTGGAAGTAGTAGCAGTCAATGACCTAACAGATGCAGCTATGCTTGCACATCTATTGAAATACGATTCAGTGCACGGAACGTTGGACGCTGAAGTTACAGCAGAAGGCAACTCAATCTTCGTCGATGGCAAGGAAATCAAAGTATTCGCTGAAAAAGACCCAGCGCAATTGCCTTGGAAAGAGCACCAAATCGACATCGTGTTGGAATCGACAGGAATCTTCACAACAGAAGAAGCAGCATCGAAACACATCGAAGCTGGCGCTAAGAAAGTCATCCTTTCAGCTCCTGGCAAAGGCGGCATGAAGATGCTGGTTATGGGCGTTAACGAAGAAACGTATAACCCTGAAGAACACCACGTCGTTTCAAATGCATCTTGCACAACAAACGGCTTGTCCGGCATCTCTAAAGTGTTGAATGAAAAATTCGGCATCAAAAAAGCCATGATGACAACAATCCACTCTTACACGAACGACCAAGCATTGCTTGATGCGCCTCACTCTGACTACCGCCGTGCGCGTGCAGCAGCTGAGTCGATGATTCCGACAACTACTGGCGCAGCGAAATCTGTTGCAAAAGTATTGCCTGAACTTGACGGCAAAATCGATGGCATGGCAATCCGCGTTCCAACACCGAACGTTTCGTTGATCGACCTTGTCGCTGAAC
Coding sequences:
- a CDS encoding sugar-binding transcriptional regulator, with the translated sequence MDPVLQAQVHLLPELPSLLKKRYSILELIQTEQPVGRRTISEMTGAAEREIRKETDLLRDQALIEMSKSGMSLTILGDDVLDQLRELVKELAGTAELEVGLQAKLGIKQAVVLPGDSDRLSSVKAAIGRQAARIAEEMFESCRTIAVTGGSTMAAVAAEIRTAKKNPAMQFIAARGGLGEEMLHQANTIASSFAEKTGGAVRTLYLPEHLSAEALEMMMREPVIKEMMELYDRTDLVIHGIGDAEEMAIRRRSSVNEVEKIKTGGAVSEAFGYYFDKTGKIVYRIPTAGIQLEQVQKAPAIMAVAGGRTKARAIESYFQAAPERTILVTDEGAARAILNPTTKLEEL
- the gap gene encoding type I glyceraldehyde-3-phosphate dehydrogenase translates to MTLKLAINGFGRIGRVVFREAMQNSEVEVVAVNDLTDAAMLAHLLKYDSVHGTLDAEVTAEGNSIFVDGKEIKVFAEKDPAQLPWKEHQIDIVLESTGIFTTEEAASKHIEAGAKKVILSAPGKGGMKMLVMGVNEETYNPEEHHVVSNASCTTNGLSGISKVLNEKFGIKKAMMTTIHSYTNDQALLDAPHSDYRRARAAAESMIPTTTGAAKSVAKVLPELDGKIDGMAIRVPTPNVSLIDLVAELDKDASIEEVNQALKEATENELKGYLEYSELPLVSRDYNGSKASATVDAQSTMALGGNMVKVLAWYDNESGYSARCVDLAVHMYKKGL
- a CDS encoding glutaredoxin family protein, which gives rise to MYTLYTRPNCGLCEEAKSALRLLQEDYPIDFWEINIEEDEQLHEQYMLMIPVLTKQENVLLYGNFGYGELLEALIL